Part of the Mycolicibacterium mengxianglii genome is shown below.
GATCGCCTCCAGATACGAGATTCCGTGCACGGTCTCGGGAACCGTTGTCGCCGACGGTCGCAGCTTCACCATCGACGAGGTGCCCGGCCAGCGTGACCACTCCTGGGGTGCGCGCGACTGGTGGGGCATGGAATGGGTGTGGAGCGCGGTACATCTCGACGACGGCACCCACGTGCATGGGGTCGACCTGCGCATCCCCGGTCTGCCGCCGATGGGTGTCGGCTATGTCCAGGGCGGCGGCGAACTGACCGAACTGGAACTGGTCACCGCGCGGGAAGTGTTCGGCGACGGCATATCCGGTGACAAGGACTTACCGGTCAGCACCGAGTTGAGCCTGGCGCCCGGGGATCTCGTGGTCGACACCGTGATGGTCGGTCAGGCGCCGGTGCGCCTGGTCGCACCGGACGGCCGCGTCAGCCATTTCCCACGCGCCTGGGCGACCGTCACCACCGGTGACGGTCGCCGCGGCGTCGGCTGGTTGGAGTGGAACCGCAACCAGTAGCGCTCCACTACGACTGGAAGAACGCCAGCAGCTCGGGATTCAGCACGTCGGCGTGTGTCGTCGGCAGGCCGTGCGGAAAGTCCTTGTACGTCTTGAGCGTTGCGTTGGCCAGCAGCTCGGCGGTCTTGGGCCCGGCGGCGACATACGGCACGATCTGGTCGTCCTCGCTGTGGACCACCAGCACCGGAATGCTGATCTTCTTCAGATCCTCGGTGAAGTCGGTCTGGGAGAACGCGACAATGCCGTCGTAATGCGCTTTGGCGCCGCCCATCATGCCCTGGCGCCACCAGTTCTGGATCACCGCTTCCCGGTAGTCTTCGGTGACTTCGTCCCCGTGGCGGTTGAATCCGTAGAACGGTCCCGAGGGCAGGGCTCGGTAGAACTCTGACCGGTTGGCGGCCAGCTGCGCCTGCAGACCGTCGAAGACCTCTTTGGGCAGGCCCTCGGGGTTGGCTTCGGTCTTGACCATCAGCGGTGGAACCGCGCACAGCAGCGCGGCCTTGGCGGCCCGGCCCTCGCCGTGGCGGGCCAGGTAGCGCACCACCTCGCCACCGCCGGTCGAATGTCCGACGTGGATGGCGGCGTGCAGATCCAGGTGCTCGACGACGGCCGCGAGATCGTCGGCGTAGTGGTCCATGTCGTGGCCGTCTGCCACCTGGGTGGAGCGGCCGTGACCTCGCCGGTCGTGGGCGATCACGCGGTAGCCCTTGGACAGGAAGTACAACAGCTGGGTGTCCCAGTCGTCTGCCGACAGCGGCCAGCCGTGACTGAACACGATGGGTTGACCCGATCCCCAGTCCTTGTAGAAGATCTCGACGCCATCTGTGGTGGTGATCGTGGGCATGGGGTCCTTTCACGGAAGTGACATGGAACGCTCAGCCGGAATCTACCCGCGCAGTCGACAATGTGGAGGCTGCGTCACACCAAGTGGGCGCTGTTGTCGTCGAGTTCATCTCGGCGCATTCCCATCGGCGTGGTCGCCGGCACGTCGCCTACGGCTACGACGGTGCGCGTCACCGGAGTCAGTGCGGTGAAGAGAATCTCGACTTCAGCGTCGTCGAGGCCGTCGAGAGCGGTCAACGCCAAAGTGTTGGTCGCTGTCTCGATCTGTTCCTTGAGGAGTCGACCGGCGTCGGTGAGAACACCGTCGGCCAGCAGACCGCGGGTGGTCAGGCGCCGGCAGCAGGCCTGCCATTCGGCGTCGTCGTAGTCGCGGCTGCGGCGGATGAACTCCTCGGTGACCGCACCGGCGGCGCAGTGCAGCACGTTCGATTCCCGGCCGCTGACACCTGCCGTGGTCAACACCGCCACGTGCCCGTCGCCACGGTGTTCCCGCAGCAGCGTGGTGGCGTGCCAGAGCATCTCGATCGGGTTGTCGGGCCAGGGCAGGGCCGCGTTGGCGGCGAACAACGGTCGACCGTCGAGCGGGGCGCTGCGAGCAGCCTTGGCGGCCAATTCTGCTGCGGTGCAGACGTTCTCGTTCTCGGTGACACCGCAGCGGCGCAGTGCCGCGACCGCGGCAGTCGATCGGGCGCGCAGTGCGTCCTGCGGGGTGGCGTAGTCCCAGGCGGCGGGCAGCGCCCGGGCGACCCGCGTGGGGGAGAAGTTGTAGAACGTGGCCGTCACCACGTTTGCCGGCACCGGGCCCAGAGGTGCCGAGCGGGCGGCGAAGTATCCCATCCAGAATCCCCGAAAACCCAGGGCATCCATTGCATCGCGGGCCTCGGGTGCGAAGTAGGTGAGGGCGTGCACGGGTTCGAACCGGTCGAAGAAGCGTCGCGCCAACTCGGGCTCTCGACTCACCTCAGTAGTTAACCATCACCGTTGCCGGTTCCTGCTATGTTGCTGCGCGAGCTGGACCCCGTCCCGGGGTCGGCAGGTCCGGGAGGTCGGGATGCGTGGTCTGATGACGGCCGTGGGTGCGGCGGCTCTGGTGTGTGCCGCAGCGGCCGGGTGCGGCTCGGATGCGCCGACGGTGGCCCGGGCCGATCTGGAGAAGGACATCACCACTCGGCTTTCCGGCGCCGGGAAGCCGCCGCAGTCGGTGGCGTGCCGCGCCGATCTCGAAGGCGTCGTCGGCAACACCACCACCTGCGAGGTGGTGATCAGCGAGACCAACGCCATCGAACCCGTCGTCGCGGTGACGGAGGTGAAGGACACCACGGTCAGCTACGAGATGACACCCGCGCTGTCTCAGGCGCAGCTGGAGAAGTCGGTCGCCGAGTTGGTCAGCGGCAGTGTCGGCGAAGACCCGACCGGTGTGACCTGTAGTGGCGGGCTGAAGGGCGAACAGGGCACGACGGTGGACTGCTCGATGCAACTCGACGGGGAACCGCTCGACACCGTGGTCACGGTGACCACAGTGGACGGGCTGCTGATGAACTTCGAGGTCAATCAGGCCTGACGGACTCGGCGGCGACGTCCCCGGTCACCGCTGCGGAGGCCTCGTCGATGATGGCGCGCATCGCGCGCTCGGCGGCGTCCTCGTCCCGCATCCGGATGGCGCGGGCCACCTCGTCGTGCAGCGCGATGGCCGCCGGGTTGGGTCGGTCCGGCATCATCCCGTGATGGGTTCGTCCGGTGAGCACCTCTGCCACCACATCATTGAGAGCCCGGAACATCTCGTTCCCGCTGGCCTCCAGCAACGCGCGATGAAACACCTTGTCGGCCAACAGATATGACTCGAGGTCGCCAGACCGGCCGTGTACCACCATGTCCGATACCGCGGCCGCCATGATGCGGCACTGATGGGGGTCGGCCCGCCGGGCCGCCAGTGCCGCTGCGGCCGGCTCGAACCCCCGGCGCAGTTCGGACAGGGACACCAACTGCGCGGCGCGGTCGCCGGCCTCGAGTCGCCAGCGGATCACCTGGGGGTCGAACACATTCCAGCTCGTGGACGGCTGGATGGTGATACCCACCCGGCGGCGCGCTGCGACCATCCCCATCGATTCGAGCACCCGGATGACCTCGCGTGCCACGCTGCGAGATATCCCGTGTTCGGCACTTACGCCGTCCAGCGTCAGCACACTGCCGACCGCCAGTCGTCCGGAAACGATCCCGGTGCCCAGGGCGTCGAGCAGACTGGCGTGAAGCTCGCCGATGGGAGGCTGCGCAATCACCGATAGATCCTCTCATAGCGCCTCCGCTCGACAATAAGACAGATTCGTTGACTGATTTACTTGAAAACGTCATATCATTGCGGCATCCTGTGTGACACAGAACTCAGGCAGGTGGAACACATGGACTCACCGATTGTCGTGATGGGAGTGTCCGGCTCGGGCAAATCGACGGTGGGTGCCGCGCTCGCGCAGCGGCTGCGGGTGCCGTTCGCCGACGCGGACGACTTCCACCCCGACGCCAACATCGCCAAGATGAGCTCGGGGACGCCGCTCACCGATGATGACCGCTATCCCTGGTTGGAGGCGGTCGGGCAATGGTTGGCCGCCCATCCCGACGGCGGGGTGATGAGCTGCTCGGCGCTCAAGCGCAAGTACCGCGACCAATTGCGCCGGCACCTCCCACAGATTCAGTTCGTACATCTGAGTGGGACCACCGATGTCATCGGCCGGCGCCAGGCCAGCCGACCCGGACATTTCATGCCGGCTTCCCTGCTGGCATCACAGTTCCAGACCCTCGAGCCGCTCACCCCGGACGAGAACGGTCTGGTCATCGATGTCAACAAGGACATCGATTCGATTGTGAACGAATACATTTCGCTGACCGGACGGGAGCAGTAGATGATGGCGGGCGCAGACATGGTGGCAGTGCTGGCCGCCGACACCCCCGAGTTGACCGAGCCGGTCGCCCCGGGCTGGCAGCTGATCCTGGCGTTCCTGGTGGGGATAGCGGTGATCGTCGTGCTGATCACCGTGGTCAAACTGCACCCGTTCCTGGCGTTGATCTTCGGCGGCCTGGCAGTGGGTTTTGTTGCGGGCGAGAACCTCACGACGGTACTCGGCTCGTTCACCGACGGATTCGGAACCACCGCTGCCGGTGTCGGCATCCTGATCGCACTGGGTGCGATGTTCGCCAAGCTGCTGGCCGACTCCGGCGGCGCCGACGAGATCGTCGACACCATCGTCGGCCACTCGTCCCCGCGGATGCTGCCGTGGTCAATGGCGCTGGTGGGCGCCATCATCGGGCTGCCGATGTTCTTCGAAATCGGCCTGGTGCTCCTGATGCCGGTGATCTACCTGGTGGCCCGGCGCTCCGGGCTGTCGCTGATCACGGTCGGAATCCCCGCGCTGGCAGGTCTTTCCGCGATGCACGGCTTCGTCCCGCCGCACCCCGGTCCGTTGACCGCGGTCCAGTTGCTCGGCGCCGACCTCGGTATCACGCTGGCGCTCGGTGTCGCCGTCGCCATTCCGACGATCGTGGTGGCCGGTCCGTTGTTCGGCAAGCTCGCCGGACGGTGGGTACCGGTCGAAGCGCCGGACACCTTCGATCCCGACCGCGGCGATGATGCTGAGCAGGCACGCAGACCGGCATTCGGCATCACTTTGTTCTCGGTGTTGCTG
Proteins encoded:
- a CDS encoding FadR/GntR family transcriptional regulator, whose amino-acid sequence is MIAQPPIGELHASLLDALGTGIVSGRLAVGSVLTLDGVSAEHGISRSVAREVIRVLESMGMVAARRRVGITIQPSTSWNVFDPQVIRWRLEAGDRAAQLVSLSELRRGFEPAAAALAARRADPHQCRIMAAAVSDMVVHGRSGDLESYLLADKVFHRALLEASGNEMFRALNDVVAEVLTGRTHHGMMPDRPNPAAIALHDEVARAIRMRDEDAAERAMRAIIDEASAAVTGDVAAESVRPD
- a CDS encoding gluconokinase, encoding MDSPIVVMGVSGSGKSTVGAALAQRLRVPFADADDFHPDANIAKMSSGTPLTDDDRYPWLEAVGQWLAAHPDGGVMSCSALKRKYRDQLRRHLPQIQFVHLSGTTDVIGRRQASRPGHFMPASLLASQFQTLEPLTPDENGLVIDVNKDIDSIVNEYISLTGREQ
- a CDS encoding GntP family permease, whose protein sequence is MMAGADMVAVLAADTPELTEPVAPGWQLILAFLVGIAVIVVLITVVKLHPFLALIFGGLAVGFVAGENLTTVLGSFTDGFGTTAAGVGILIALGAMFAKLLADSGGADEIVDTIVGHSSPRMLPWSMALVGAIIGLPMFFEIGLVLLMPVIYLVARRSGLSLITVGIPALAGLSAMHGFVPPHPGPLTAVQLLGADLGITLALGVAVAIPTIVVAGPLFGKLAGRWVPVEAPDTFDPDRGDDAEQARRPAFGITLFSVLLPVVLMMGKALVDIFIEDKNNWFRLIFDGLGTPVVALLIAVIVGMFTLGRGAGMDRAAITKCIESSLPPVAGIILIVAAGGGFKQVLVDSGIGTMLARWAEDVNISVLILAWVLAVLIRLATGSATVATITASSLMLGLVEGLPSSEVSLVVLAVGAGSLFFSHVNDAGFWLVNQFFRLNVVQTIKTWSIMETILSVSGLVVVLLLDLII
- a CDS encoding DUF4333 domain-containing protein, whose translation is MRGLMTAVGAAALVCAAAAGCGSDAPTVARADLEKDITTRLSGAGKPPQSVACRADLEGVVGNTTTCEVVISETNAIEPVVAVTEVKDTTVSYEMTPALSQAQLEKSVAELVSGSVGEDPTGVTCSGGLKGEQGTTVDCSMQLDGEPLDTVVTVTTVDGLLMNFEVNQA
- a CDS encoding alpha/beta fold hydrolase; amino-acid sequence: MPTITTTDGVEIFYKDWGSGQPIVFSHGWPLSADDWDTQLLYFLSKGYRVIAHDRRGHGRSTQVADGHDMDHYADDLAAVVEHLDLHAAIHVGHSTGGGEVVRYLARHGEGRAAKAALLCAVPPLMVKTEANPEGLPKEVFDGLQAQLAANRSEFYRALPSGPFYGFNRHGDEVTEDYREAVIQNWWRQGMMGGAKAHYDGIVAFSQTDFTEDLKKISIPVLVVHSEDDQIVPYVAAGPKTAELLANATLKTYKDFPHGLPTTHADVLNPELLAFFQS
- a CDS encoding SCO6745 family protein, whose product is MSREPELARRFFDRFEPVHALTYFAPEARDAMDALGFRGFWMGYFAARSAPLGPVPANVVTATFYNFSPTRVARALPAAWDYATPQDALRARSTAAVAALRRCGVTENENVCTAAELAAKAARSAPLDGRPLFAANAALPWPDNPIEMLWHATTLLREHRGDGHVAVLTTAGVSGRESNVLHCAAGAVTEEFIRRSRDYDDAEWQACCRRLTTRGLLADGVLTDAGRLLKEQIETATNTLALTALDGLDDAEVEILFTALTPVTRTVVAVGDVPATTPMGMRRDELDDNSAHLV